The following is a genomic window from Pseudomonas lurida.
ATGGTCATGGACATCGACTACGAAAACTGGCTGCGTACCAACAGCTCCAGCGACAAGGCTGCGGACTACCGCATGAGCAACGTCTGGTTCCTGATCGAAGCGCTGAAGAACACCCTGGAAAAAGACGAAGACGGCGAGATGACCGTCGAAGATGCCATCGGCAAGCTGGTGCTGCGCGACATGCTCGAGCGCCAGCAGGAAGAAGAAGACGGCGCCGAGGGTGTGCAGATGATGACCTTGCATGCCTCCAAGGGCCTGGAATTCCCCTACGTGTTCATCATGGGTATGGAAGAGGAAATCCTCCCGCACCGCTCCAGCATTGAAGCCGACACCATCGAAGAGGAACGCCGCCTGGCCTACGTGGGCATTACCCGCGCGCGCCAGACCCTGGCCTTCACCTTCGCCGCCAAGCGCAAGCAATACGGCGAAATCATCGATTGTGCCCCCAGCCGGTTCCTGGATGAACTGCCGCCGGACGACCTGGCCTGGGAAGGCAATGACGACACCCCGACCGAGGTGAAGGCCGTTCGCGGCAACACCGCCTTGGCGGATATACGCGCGATGTTAAAGCGCTAGAATCGACTACTTTTTAATCTACTTTCGGCGCGCACCGCGCCATTAGAGGAAGCTTTCCGTGGAAGCACTGCATAAGAAAATTCGCGAAGAAGGCATCGTGCTTTCCGACCAGGTACTCAAGGTCGACGCCTTTCTGAACCACCAGATCGACCCGGCACTGATGAAGCTGATCGGCGACGAATTCGCCGCATTGTTCAAGGACTCGGGCATCACCAAGATCGTCACCATCGAGGCCTCGGGCATCGCCCCTGCGATCATGACCGGCTTGAACCTGGGCGTACCGGTGATCTTCGCACGCAAGCAGCAATCCCTGACCTTGACGGAAAACCTGCTGTCGGCAACGGTGTATTCCTTCACCAAGAAGGTCGAAAGCACTGTCGCGATCTCCCCACGTCACCTGACCAGCAGCGACCGCGTGCTGGTGATCGATGACTTCCTGGCCAATGGCAAGGCGTCCCAGGCGCTGATCTCGATCATCAAGCAGGCCGGCGCAACCGTGGCAGGCTTGGGGATCGTCATCGAGAAGTCGTTCCAGGGCGGGCGTGCCGAGCTGGACGCACAGGGATACCGCGTGGAATCCCTGGCGCGGGTCAAATCCCTCGCCGGTGGTGTGGTCACGTTCATCGAGTAATCGATAACACCCTGATTGTTTGGGGCGGGCACTATCCAACAGGTGGGAGCGAGCTTGCCTGCGACAGCGGAGTGTCAGGCGACAGAGATGTCGCCGGTCAGGCCCTCATCGCAGGCAAGCCCGCTCCCACATTGGTTTTGGGGTGTTTTTAGGGCGCGGTGGCCTGGAGGCCGGCGAGCAGCAGGCGCTGATAGAGGTCTTCTTTCAAACCCTGCGGGTTATCCAACCGCATCCGCTCAAGATGCTGGGTATACGCCTGCGGCTCCGGCGCATCCAGCGCCGCCTTGCCCAACTCCAGAATCTCCGTGAGCTTGAATTTACTCTTGAGCCAGTTCAGCGCCCGCAGCAAGTCCCGCTCCT
Proteins encoded in this region:
- a CDS encoding xanthine phosphoribosyltransferase, yielding MEALHKKIREEGIVLSDQVLKVDAFLNHQIDPALMKLIGDEFAALFKDSGITKIVTIEASGIAPAIMTGLNLGVPVIFARKQQSLTLTENLLSATVYSFTKKVESTVAISPRHLTSSDRVLVIDDFLANGKASQALISIIKQAGATVAGLGIVIEKSFQGGRAELDAQGYRVESLARVKSLAGGVVTFIE